The window GACGGGTCGGGGATCTACGTCGAGGACGACGGCGCGGGGATTCCGGAGGCCGAGCGCGACGAGGTGTTCGTCGACGGCTACACCACCGGCGCGTCCGGCACCGGGCTAGGGCTGACGATCATCCAGCAGGTCGTCTCGGCGCACGGCTGGGAGATCGCCGTGACGGAGAGCGCCGCCGGCGGGGCCCGGTTCGAGATCACCGGGATGGAGTTCGTCGGGGACGGAACGAACGGCGACAGGTAGCGAGGGGTCAGTTGTGGTCTCCGTCGGGTGACGCTCCGTCTCGGTTGCGGTCGATACGGACACGGCAGCGAGCGATTGCGGGAGTGAGTGTAGTACGTCGTGAGCGAAGTCGTTTATAACCCCGATCGTGGTGTCGCTGTCAGATTTTTATAAGTGATCGACGCTTCCGCGGTGAAGGTCTCCAAAGCCCCAGCCGCTCGTTTTAAGTAGCTGATCCAATTTTGACGGTGAACACCTCCAAAGCCCCACCCCGCCCGCACCGCAACCGCACCTCACACCTCCCCAGCCTCGCGGTTCGCGCTCTGCGAGCGCTCACCGCGTCCCTCGCGGGCTGGCTCGCGGCCGCCGGTGGCGGCCGCTCGCAGGCGCGCCGACCGCATCCGCCTTTTATAAGTAATCCTCGCCGTCGCTCACCGGTTAGTCGTGACGGAAGCAGCGCGAGCCGGTGAACGCCATCGCCATGTCGTGCTCGTCGGCGGCGGCGATCACGTCCTCGTCGTTGACGGAGCCGCCCGGCTGGATCACGGCCTCGATCCCGGCCTCGGCGGCCTCCTCGACGGCGTCCGGAAACGGGAAGAAGGCGTCAGAGGCCATCACGGCGCCCTCCGCGGACTTGCCCTCCGCGTCCTTCTCGGCCTTCATCGCCGCGAGCGTCACGGCGTCGACGCGGGACACCTGCCCCATCCCGACGCCGACCGTCTCGGTGCCGGTCGCGAACAGGATGCCGTTCGACTTGACGTGTTTGAGCGTCTTCCACGCGAACAGCATCGTCTCCAGCTGCTCGTCGGTTGGTTCGCGCTCGGTGACGATCTCCAGGTCCGCGACGGTCGGCGACTGGAAGTCCCGCTCCTGCACGAGTCGCCCGCCGACGACCGGTTTCTCGGTGAACCGCTCGGAGAAGCGGTCCACGCCCTCGCCGAGCGGGCCGACGTCGAGCACGCGGAGGTTCCCCTTCTCGCGGAGCACGTCGAGCGCGCTGTCGGTGTAGCCGGGCGCGACGACGACCTCCTTGAACGAGTCGGCGACCGCGGTCGCGGTGTCGGCGTCGCACTCGCGGTTCAGGGCGACGATGCCGCCGAACGCCGACTTCGCGTCGGTGCGGAGCGCGCGGTCGTACGCGTCCGCGAGGGTGTCGCTCGTCGCGCAGCCGGCGGGGTTGGTGTGCTTGATCACCGCGGCCGCGGGCTCCTCGAACTCCTTCACGAGGTTCAGCGCCGCGTCGGCGTCGTTGTAGTTGTTGTACCCCATCCCCTTCGCGCCGGGGTTCAACTGGTCGGCGCCGACGACGCTCGCCTCCTCGCAGCCGTCGTCCGCGTAGAGCGCGGCGTCCTGGTGCGGGTTCTCGCCGTAACGGAGCGTGTCGGCGCGCTCCTCGGAGGCGAACCGGCGCTCCGGGAAGTCGCCGCCGGCGTCGCCCTCGACGGTCACGCCGGTCACTTCGCCGACCGGTCCGTCCCCGTCGGCGTCCCCGTCCTCGCCGCCCTCGCGCTCGACCGTCACGCGGCCCTCGGCGAACCACCGGACCGCCCGCGGGTACGCCGTGAACTCCGCGTCGTGAAGCACCCGGTCTTTCAGCGAGTCCGCGTCGTCGTCGCCGTAGACGGGGACCGGCTCCTGCGTGACGATCGGGCCGTCGTCGATCTCCTCGGTGACGACGTGGACCGTACAGCCCGTCGTCCGGACGCCGGCGTCGAGCACCTGCTCGTGGGCGTCCATGCCCGGGAACGCCGGGAGCAGCGAGGGGTGGACGTTCAGCGTCGTCGGCGCCGCGTCGAGGAACTCGTCGGTGAGCACGCGCATGTACCCGTCGAGGCAGACCAGGTCGAAGTCGTAGTCGGCGAGCCGGTCTAAGATCCGTCGCTCGTGGGACGCGCGCGACTCGCCCTCCTCCCGCTCGACGACCTCGGTCGGGATACGTCGCTCCGTCGCGGCCTCCAACACGGGCGCCTGCTCTCGGTTCGTCAGGACAACGGACAGCTCCGCGCCGCCCGGCGCGACGTCGGCGATGTGTCTGAGGTTCCGCCCCCGGTTGCTCGCGAGTCCGGCGATCTTCATACGAGACTGGTCCGACCGATCGCGTATATCGATTGCGGTCCGTCCCGTCCGAGTATCCACGTTTACGGATAATATCCGCCACCCGGGCGGGGAAAGGCGATGAACCTATCCACGTCCGTGCGTCACGCCATCGACACGCTTTTGCTGGCTCCGGAGGCAGTCGCAAACATGACGGACCACGCCATCTCGGGCCTGTCGCGGTCGGACCCCCTCGCCGCCGTCTCGCCGCTGGACGGCCGATACGCCTCCCGCACCGCGCCGCTGTCGCCGTACGCGAGCGAGGCCGCGCTCATGCGCGCCCGGACCCGCGTCGAGGTCGAGTACCTGATCGAGCTGGCCGCGCTCGACGCGACCCCGATCGCGCTCGACGACGACGCCGAGGCGGGGCTGCGCGACGTCGTCGAGGAGTTCTCGGCCGAGGACGCGCGACTCATAAAGGCGCTCGAGGTCGAGGGCGCCGAGGGGTACGCCGCGACCAACCACGACGTGAAGGCGGTCGAGTACTTCCTCCGGGTGCGACTGGACGGGTTAGACGAGTCGGGAGCGATCGCCGACGCGGAGGCGCTGTACCCGTGGATCCACTTCGGGCTCACCAGCGAGGACGTCAACAACCTCGCGCACCGGCTCCTTCTCAAGCCCGCGGTGAGCGAAGTGCTCGTGCCCGCGGTCCGCGAGGTCCGGGACGCCCTCGTCGACCTCGCGCAGGAGCACCGGGAGACGCCGATGCTCGCGCGCACCCACGGCCAGCCCGCGACGCCGACGACGTTCGGCAAGGAGATGGCGGTGTACGCCTCGCGGCTCGGCCGCGCGCTCGGCCGCGTCGTCGTCGCGAACGGCGACCTCTCCGGGAAGCTGGCGGGCGCCTCGGGGGCGTACGCCGCCCACGACGCCGCCTACCCGGACGTCGACTGGCGGGCGTTCTCCCGGTCGTTCGTGCACGGCCTCGATCTGGAGCACACGCCGCTGGCGACGCAGGTGAACCCCTGCGACGACCTCGCGGCGCTGTTCGACGCGCTTCGCGGGGTCAACAACGTGCTCCTCGATCTGGACCTGGACGCGTGGCTCTACGTCTCCGACCGGTACCTCGGCCAGCGGGCGGTCGAGGGCGAGACCGGCTCCTCGACGATGCCGCACAAGGTGAACCCGATCGACTTCGAGAACAGCGAGGGGAACCTCTCGAAGGCGAACAGCGACCTCACCTTCCTCGGCGACTACGTGACGAGCTCGCGGCTCCAGCGCGACCTCTCCGACTCCACGGTCAAGCGCAACGTCGGCGCCGCCTTGGCGCACTGCCTCATCGGCTACGGGAAGGCCGAGAGCGGGCTCGCGAAGGTCGTCCCGAACGAGGCGGTGATGCGCGAGGAGCTGGCGGCGACCCCCGAGGTGATCGGCGAGGCCGTCCAGACGATCCTCCGGCGCGAGGGCGACACCGACGCCTACGAGCGCGTGAAGGAACTGACGCGGGGGCGGTCGGTGACGCTCGAGGACTTCCGCGAGCTGTTCGCCGACCTCGACGTCGACGAGGACGTGCGCGAGGAGCTGCGGGAGCTGACGCCGGCGGGATACGTCGGCGTCGCCGACGACCTCGTCGACGAGATCGACGAGTAGGCGCCTCCTCGCGAACGACCGCGAGGACACCCGGATCGGCGCCACAAGAGGTTTATCCGTCGCGTGAGCAGGTGCGGCCGATGCCCTCCGACAACGACGACGAGACCGAGTACTCCGTCTTCGGCAACGAACCGAGCGGCGAGTGGGCCGACGCGGAAGACGACGGTCGCGCGGACCCCGACTCGGCTCGAACCGAAGGACAGCACGAGTCGCTGGCGACCGGGGACGGCGACGGCTGCCCGAAGTGCGGTAGCGAGGAGACGGAGACCGACGAGATCGCGACGAGCGGGACCGGTCTCACCAAGATGTTCGACGTCCAGAACCGCGCGTTCGTCGTGGTCTCGTGCGCGAACTGCGGCTACTCGGAGCTTTATAAGGGACAGTCGAAGGGGAACGCCATCGACTTCTTCGTCGGCTGAGCGGGTCGCGGCGACGGCTTCCGGGGTCGAATCGCGACGATGCTCGGGACCGCTCCGTGTCGCGTCGAGCGACCGATTTATGTCGATAGCGCGACCGGTTTCGAGCGCGTATGGTCTCCCTCCGTCAGCCCTCCGGTATTCCGGTCGTCGGCGTCCTCGTCGACGGCCGAACGTACAGGCACCTGTTGTACCTCCTGCTCTCGGTCCCGCTCGGGTTCGTCTACTCGACGCTGTTCACGTTCGGCGTCGCGTTCGGGCTCCTCCTCTCCGTCGCCCTCGTCGGGGTCGTAATCCTGCTGGCGACCCTGATCGGCTCCCGACTGGTCGCCGGCTTCGAGCGGTGGCTCGCGAACGCGCTGCTCGGCACGGGGCTGTCCCGGCCCGACGATCTCGTCGACGCCCAAGGCGCGCTCGCGGGCGTCAAGAAGTACGTCGACGCCCGCTCGACGTGGGCGGGGCTCGGGTTCCTCTCGCTGAAGTTCTGGGTGAGCCTCTTCGCGTTCGTTCCCCTCGTCCTGTTGGCGAACGCGCTCCCGCTGGTCGCCGCGCCGCTCCGGTACCCGTACACGGCCGGCTTCGGCGAGGTCAACGGCGAACCCGTGACGTGGGCGATCGACACGCTCCCGGAGGCGCTGGTCGCGCTCCCGCTCGGGGTCGTCGGCGTTCTCCTCGCGCTCCACCTCACGAACCTCGTCGCCTACGCGGCCCGGCAGATGGCCGTCGCGCTGCTCGGCCGCCGAGAGACCGGGTCGGCTTCGGGACCGGAGGGCGACGGCGCGCCCGCCGGCGCCGGAGACGCGGGTGACGCCGACGGCGAGTTCGACTTCGTGGACGATCCAGCCCCCGCCGACCGCGACCCCGACAACCGCGAGCCCGACGACCGCGGCGACGACGACCGCGGCGACGACGGCGATTGAGTCGAGGACGCCCCCGAGCGACTTATTCGCGTGCGGGCGTCAGGGCGGATATGGCACCGACGCTGGTCAACGCCGCGTTCGGCGCGCTGCTCGGGGCCGCCCTGCTGGGCGCCGCTTTCGACCGGCGGTCCGTCGCGGTCGTCGTCGCGGCCGCGGTCCTCCCCGACCTCGACGCGGTCGCGAGCCTCGCGGTCCCGGGCGCGACGAACGCGCTCCTCCACGCCGTCTGGCTCCCCCTCACCGCCGGGGTCGTCCTCTACTGGGACACCCGGCTGCGCGACGCCTCGCGGCTCCGCGAGCGGGCCGGGTGGCGCGGCGTCCGGGTCGCGTGGGTCGCGCTCGCGGCGTTCCTCGTCGCCGGCGTCGGCCCGGACCTGTTCGGCAGCGAGGGTGTGAACCTGCTGTACCCGCTCGGCGACGCCTACTACCTCGTCAACGGCGGGTTCCTCTTCTCGACGGAGGACGGGATCGTCCAGACGTTCGTCTCGTTCGGCGCGGAGGGATCCGGGGTCCTCCCCCTGGAGACGCTCGGAACGACCGACTCGTACGCTATCCCGACGTTTATAAACCCCGACGGGCGGCCGGGGCTCTCGCTCGGCGCCGAGCGCGAACTGCACTTGGTCCGGACGGGGTGGCAGCTCGTCGTCGTCGCCGCCGCGGCCTCGCTGTTGGCGATCCGGTTCGGACGCGCGGGCCGGGAGAGCCGGGCGGAGTCGACCGGGGACTCCGCGGAGGTGAGCCGGTAGATGGTCTCGTCGGTCGTCCACGCCGGCTTCGCGCTGTTGCTCGCGGCCGGGCTGCTCGGCGAGTACTACGACCGGCGGGCGCTCGCCGTCGTGCTCGCGATCGTCGTGATCCCCGAGGCGGACAGCGTCCTCGGATTCGTTATGCCCGGAGCGCATCGGACGGTCGGACACAACCTCGTGTTGCCCGCGGCGGCGGCGGCGCTGCTCTACTACGACACCCGCCTCCGCGAGCGGTCCGCGCTCCGCGAGCGCCTCGCCGACCGGTGGATCGCGGTCGCGTGGGTCGGGCTGTTCGTCCACGTCTTCGCGCACGTCCCGCTCGACTGGGTCCACCTCGAGGGGGTGAACGTCTTCTGGCCGCTGCGGGACCGCTTCTACGTCCTCGACGGGGAGGTCCTGCTGTCGACCGCGGACGGGGTCGTCCAGACGTTCGTCGACCTGCGGGTCGACCCGGAGACCGGGAGCCGGACGGTGGACGCCGGCGGGGGCGGCACCACGGAGACCGTCCACGTCAACAACCCCGTCGAGCCGCGCGACCCCGACGAGGTGACCGACGAGCCGGTCGAGCGGATCTTCCCGGTTGCGAACGCCGGCTGGCGGCTCTACCTGGTCGGGACCGGGCTCTTCGCGCTGGCCGCGCGGCGGTTGCAGGATCGAGCGCCGCGGGAGGACGGGGCGTGAGATCGGTCGACCGCGAGCGAGGGCAACGGCTCAGGGCGGGGGTAAAATCCCCACATAGTATGGCCGGGGAGTGAATCCGATATAGCCCGTAGAAACGCCCGATGAGCCCTCGCTCACGCGACGACGAGCGCCTCGCCGGAGCGGATATCGCGGTCGTCGGCGCCGGGTTCGGCGGCCTCTCCGCGGCCGCGTACCTCGCCGACGCCGGCGCGGACGTGACGGTGTTCGAGCGCAACGAGCATCCGGGGGGGTACGCCGGCCGGATCGAGCGCGACGGCTTCCGGATCGACACCGGCCCCTCGTGGTACCTCATGCCGGAGGTGTTCGACCGCTTCTTCGAGCGGTTCGGGCGGTCGACCGACGAGTTCTACGAGCTGACCGAGCTCGACCCCCTCTACGAGGTCGTCTGGAAGGACGGCGACCGCGCGACGATGCCGGCCGACCGAGAGGGGCAGAAGGCGCTGTTCGAGTCGTACGAATCGGGCGCCGGCGACCGGCTCGACGCGTACCTCGACGACGCCGCGGAGGCGTACGAGCTCGGGATGGACCGGTTCGTCTACCCGAGCCGCTCGCGGCTCCGCGACATGGTCGACGCGGACGTGTTGCGGTCGGGGCGCGCGCTCCCGAAGCTCCGGACGATGGACGACCACGTCGGCGACTACTTCGACCACGAGAAGCTGCGGCAGATCGCGGAGTACAAGCTCGTCTTCCTCGGCGGGTCGCCGTACAACACGCCGGCGATCTACACGCTGATGAGTCACGTCGACATGAACCTCGGCGTCTACCATCCGACCGGGGGCATCGCGAGCGTCGTCGACGGGATGGCGGCGCTCGCGACCGACCTCGGCGCCGAGATCCGCACGGGGACGCCGGTGACCGCGATCGAGCCCTCGGTCGCGGCGGCGGGGCCGAAGTTCGAGGTGGGCGCCGGGGGGGCGAACGCGCGGTTCGACCGCGTCGTCGCGAACGCGGCGCCGCCCCACGTCGAGCGCGACCTCCTCCCTGACGAGTACGCGCGCCGGGAGGCGTACTGGGAGTCGCGGACGTACGCTCCCTCCGCGTTCCTCATGTACTTCGGCGTCGAGGGCGACGTCGACCTCGACCACCACGCGCTCGTGTTACCGACCGACTGGCGGCCCCACTTCGAGCGGATCTTCGACGACCCGGCGTGGCCCGAGGACCCGGCGTACTACGTCCACGTCCCCTCGAAGACGGACCCGGAGGCGGCACCCGAGGATCACGAGGCCGTGTTCGTCCTCGTTCCGCTGGCCCCCGGACTCGACGACGACCCCGAGACCCGCGAGCGCTTCCGCGACCTGGTGCTCGACGACCTGGCCGAGCACGCCGGCGTCGACTTCCGCGACCGGATCGTCTTCGAGGAGACCGCGTCAGTCTCCGACTTCCGCGAGCGGTTCAACGCCCCGCGGGGCACCGCGCTCGCGCTCTCGCACACGCTCGGGCAGACCGGGCCGCTCCGGCCGGCGCACCGGGCGCCGGGCGTCGAGGGGCTCTACTACGTCGGCGCGTACACGAACCCCGGGATCGGGATGCCGATGTGCCTGCTCAGCGGCGAGCACGTCGCCGAGGCCGTGATCGAGGACGCCGCCGGCGACGGCGTGCTCCCGTCCGTGGTGCCGACGTCGACGCTGCGGTGAAGGCGGGGATCACCCCCTGTCGTTCGGCCGTTCGACTGGCTCCTGCACGGCGGCCCAGTGCGTGATCGTCCCGTCGTCGCCGGGCAGCGGCCGAAGCGAGACGCGATTTAAAAACGGAGTCCCGTCGCGCCGGTGGTTCCACACCTCCACCGTCACCGGCTCCCAGATCGACACCGCCTCGCGGAGGGCGTCGACCGCGGCGTCGCCCGTCTTCGGTCCCTGCAGCAGTCGCGGGTTGCGGCCGCGAAGCTCCGCGAGCGAGTAGCCGGTGCGGTCGCGGAACGTCCGGTTCGCGTACAGGATCGGGGTGTCGCGGTACGCCGGCCCGCAGAGCGTGACCCCCAGCGGCGCGTCGTCGAGGAGCCGAACGCGCTCGATCAGGCGTCGGTCCCGGTCGGTGAGGTCGTCGGAGTCGGTCACCGCGGCGGGCGGGGCGGCCGCCGAGGGCGAGCGCGGGAGTCGATGGGGGTCGAGTCGAAGACGCTCTGCGGCGGCGGCCCGTTCGACGCCGTCTTCCGGGCCGTCACCGAGCGCCGCCCGGTGACCGGCGAGGAGGGCCCGAAGCGCGCCCCGGAGGTCGCCCTCGTCGCACGCGAGAACATCGAGAACATCCGATCTGCGGCTCACGGCACCCTCAGAAATCCCGCCCGGTCGGGGCGTCGGGGAGGTCGTACCGCTCCACCGGGAGCCCGAGCTCCTCGAGGGCGGCCTCCAAGTGTTCGGTCGCGACGTACTCGTCGCCGGCGGCGACGCGGGCCGCCTGCGCGTGAGCGAGCACCTCGCCCCTCCGGTCGTCCGGGAGGTCGAACTTGTCGGCGGCGAGCTCGATCACGAGCCCGTTGTGGTCGTGGGTGTACAGCGAGTGGAAGGCGCCGCGGTCGAACTCGCTCACCTCGTGGCCGGCGTCGAGCAGGCGCTCGCGGATCGTCGGGAGCTCCTCTGGCTCGACGCCGAACGCGAGGTGGTGGACCCCACCGATCCCCGGGTTCTGCGTCTCCGCGGAGTCCCGCGACTCGTCGACGAAGAAGGTGACCAACCGCCCGTCGCCCGCGTCGAAGAAGAGGTGTTCGACCGCCTCGCGGTCGAGGTTGGGCTGCCTGACGACGAGGGGCAGCCCGAGGACGTCGCGGTAGAAGGCGACCGTGTCGTCGGCGTTGCTCCCGATCAGGGTGACGTGGTCCCAGCCGGTCGCGTGCAGCACGCTATCCGGCCGCTCCGCCGTGACCTCGGGTGTCGACATACGGTGATCCACGTGCCCGTTCCTCATGAGCTTCTGGTAACACCGGTGTCAGCCGGAGCGCGCGGGGCGAGCGGAATCGGCGGTGACTAAAAGATCGATTTGGGGCTTCCGACTAGTTATTCCGGGCGGAGCGGAAGGCCGAGACATGCAAGCGAAGTCTCACGGATCGCAGCGCGCCGCGCCGTCGACGGAGACGTGTCCGCTCTCGGACGGCCGGACGCTCGCTTACGCCGTCGCCGGGGACGAGGACGGGACGCCGGTCGTCGCACACCACGGGACTCCGGGCTCCCGGCTGTTCGCGTCGCTCCTCGCCGACGCGGCCGCCGAGGCGGGCGTTCGGCTCGTGGTTCCGGACCGACCGGGGTACGGCCGCTCGTCGCCCCCGTCGGAAGACCGGAGCTGGCGCGACTGGCGGGGCGATCTCGCGGCGCTTCTGGACGCCGAATCGGTCGACCAGGCCGGTGTCGTGGGGTTCTCCGGCGGCGGCCCCTTCGCGCTCGCGGCCGGAGCGAACGACCGCGTGCGCCGCGTCGGACTGGTCAGCGCGGTCGTTCCGCCGGCCGACGTCGGCCTCGTGCGGCTGTCCCGGATCCCCCTCGCCGTCCGCGTCCTCTTCCGGCTGTCGAGCGCCTACGCGTCGGTCGCCGGCCCGGACGCGGTCGTCGGTCAGTACACCGACCGGGAGGTGTCGGCGGCGGTCTCGCAGGCGGTCGCCGCCGACTTTCACGAGGCCCTGCGGCGGGGAGCGCGGGCGGTCGCCCGAGAGAACCGGTGGTTCGGGAGCGAGTGGCCGGGGATCGGTCGGCCGTCGGCCGCCGTCCGCGCGTGGCACGGGACCCGCGACGAGAACGCGCCGCTGTCGGGCGTCCGGGACCTCGCGACCGATAGCGACGCGACCCTCGTCACCGCCGAGACCGACCACCTCGGGACGCTGCTCGACCGCCGAAGCGAGGTGTTGCGTTGGGCCGGCGACACGTAGCGGGACCGAGCGAACGCGAGAGACACGCCCCGATACTCGCAGTTGACACCTGAAGGACGGCGAGGGGAACGCGGACTCGCGGGGTCCCCATGAGCGAAGCGAGTGGGGGCAAGCGAGGGAACGAGTGAACGACCGAAGGGAGTGACGGAGTGGACTCGCGGGGGAAACGGTTAATCCCCCGCGGGAGCGACGGGAAGACATGCCCCGCTGGACGTGCGGAATCGGCGACTGCGACGCCGCCTTCGACGACGTAGAGTCGGCTATCGTCCACCAGACCGACGAACACCAGCGCCACGAGTGCAAGGTGTGCGGCACGATCGTCCCGGACGGCTACTTCGCGATCCGGCACGCGTTCGACGAGCACACCCGGGCCGAGTTCGTCCGCGCGTACGAGGCCGACTCCGCGGCCGTCCGGCGCCGCGAGGAGATCAAACGGGAGATCGAGCACGAGGCCGACCTCCAGCGCGTCGTCGACGAGCTGGACCGCGGCGTCTAGGCGATTCCTTCCTGCCGGTCCCGCCGACCGGCCGACCTACAGCACGCGCTTTCCGAACGCGCTCGCCGCCAGCTCCGTCGCGAGCTCGGCGGTCTCGTTGTGCTGGTCGAGCGTCGGGTTCACCTCGACGAGCTCCATCGACCGGAGGGAGTCGGCCTCGTCGACGATCTCCATCGCGCTGTGGGCCTCCCGGTAGGTGACCCCGCCGCGGACCGGCGTCCCGACGCCGGGCGCCTCCTTGGGGTCGAGCCAGTCGAGGTCGAGGCTGACGTGGACCCCGTCGACGCCCTCGCCCGCGGTCGCCATCGCCTCCTCGGTGACGTCGGTGATCCCGCGCTCGTCGATGTCGGACATCGTGTACGCCGCGAAGCCGCGGTCGCGGATGACCTCCACCTCCGCCGCGTCGACGGAGCGGAGCCCGACCAGGGCGACGTTCTCCGGGGAGAGCCCGGGCGCGTTCGCCCACTCGGAGCCCGCGAACTCGTCGAAGCCGAGCGCGGCCGCGAGCGGCATCCCGTGGACGTTTCCGGAGGGCGTCGTCGAGGGCGTGTTGAGGTCGGCGTGGGCGTCGAACCACACCGCGCCGATGTCCGCGTCGCGCGCGGACCCCGCGAGCGAGCCGATGGCGATGGAGTGGTCGCCGCCGAGCGCGAGCGGCACCGCCCCGTCGGCGAGCGTCCCGCCCACCTCGTCCGCGAGGCGCCGGCAGACGTCGGCCGTCTCCCGGAGGAACTTCGCCTTCCCCGCGCTCGGCGCGTCCGCGTCCGGGTCGCGCTCCTCCGCGCGTGGAACCGCGAGGTCGCCCGCGTCGACGACGTCGACGCTCGCGCTCGCGAGCTGGTCGGCGAGCCCGCCGTACCGGATGGCCGACGGCCCCATGTCCACGCCGCGTCGGTTCGCCCCGTAGTCGGTCGGCGCGCCGATGATCCTGACGGTGGTCATGTCAGCAGGCGCGGCGCCCCGACGCTTGAATGGTGGGGTCCCGCGGCGGCGACTCGGCGAGCGCGATCGCACACGGTTTTGTCGCCCCGTTCCAACCGGACGCCATGACCGGTTCCGATGGCGAGGCGGACGACGCGCCGCCCGAGTTCGATCCCGCCGACATCGACGGCAGCGACATCGAACCGATCGGCGCCATGATCGCCGTGGCGTTCACCGGGGCGGTGATCGGTCTCGTCGGCGCCGGGGTCGCGCTGTTCGTGAGCGACCTCGGACTGGCCCTGATCGGGGTCGGCGTCGTCGTCGCGCTCTCCAGCCCGTTCGCGTACCTCCGGCTGCGCAGACGGTACGAATATTGAGATTCTGCACGATCGTTTATAACGGCCTTCCACCGCATTTAAGCGGTGGCGCCGTCTATTCGGCTCCATGTCATCGATCGAGCTCACATCGAGTCAGAAAAGCATCCTCACGGCCCTCATCAACCTGTACGGGGAACAGGAAGACGCCGTCAAAGGCGAGGCGATCGCCGAGGAGGTCGACCGCAACCCCGGCACGATCCGCAACCAGATGCAGAGCCTGAAGGCGCTCCAGCTGGTCGAGG is drawn from Halorubrum sp. CBA1229 and contains these coding sequences:
- the rocF gene encoding arginase gives rise to the protein MTTVRIIGAPTDYGANRRGVDMGPSAIRYGGLADQLASASVDVVDAGDLAVPRAEERDPDADAPSAGKAKFLRETADVCRRLADEVGGTLADGAVPLALGGDHSIAIGSLAGSARDADIGAVWFDAHADLNTPSTTPSGNVHGMPLAAALGFDEFAGSEWANAPGLSPENVALVGLRSVDAAEVEVIRDRGFAAYTMSDIDERGITDVTEEAMATAGEGVDGVHVSLDLDWLDPKEAPGVGTPVRGGVTYREAHSAMEIVDEADSLRSMELVEVNPTLDQHNETAELATELAASAFGKRVL